Sequence from the Deltaproteobacteria bacterium genome:
CGACGCGACCGGCGGCAAAGCCGAGCGCGCCGCCGAGTTGCTCACGCGCGGCCCGCTCAAGGGCTTCGTGCTCGGGCCGCGCCTGCGGTTCGTGTAGCGCCGAAACCCATCCCCGTCTTCCGCGGGAAGGGAGCGGAGTGGCTGTCAGGTGCGGGACGCCTGCATCGGCCGCACGAACCACGACCCACGGACCACGATCGGGGAAGACCACTCTCGTTTGATCAGCGCTGGTGACCGAGCCGCACCTCCATCTTGGGATGCTCGGCGGCGAGCTGGCGCAGCTTCTCGAGGCTCACGCGGCTCTGGGCCTGGTCGTCGGAGAACGTGCCGGGCTCGACGTCGTTCTCCCAGCCCCAGCGCGTGTGGCACGCGTCGCCGGTCAGAAGCACCGGGCCGTTCGGCGTGCGCACCACGAACGCGACGCTGCCCGACGTGTGCCCCGGCACCCAGAGCGCCCAGACCGAGCCGTCGCCGAAGAGATCGAGCACGCCGTCGAAGCGGCCGCTCGGGTCCGGCTGGAACTGCAGCTCCGAGAGCGCCGGCTTTCCTTCGAGCGCGCGGTCGTTGTTGCCTTGAACGAACATGTTCATGAACGCATGCGAGGTGGCTTCGGCCGGGCCCACGTAGATCGGCGTCGACGCCGGCAGGTCGCGCGCGCCGGCCACGTGGTCCAGGTGCAGATGGGTGAAGAAGACGCCGTCCGGCTTCACGTCCTTGTGGGCGGCCAGCCACTCGCCGAGCGGGGCGTTGAACTTCATCTTCTCCAGGTGCATCACCGACGCGACGATGCCCTGGATGGCGGCCCTGTCCGGGTGATCGCGCAGCGCGGTCTCCACGCCCGTGTCGACGAGGAACGTGCCCTTCGTCGGATGGCGGATCACGTGGAAGAAGATCTGGATGGGCTCGTCGCCATCCTTGAGACCGGCGGCCTTGGCCTTGGGGTTGTCGAGGTTGATGAGCCCCGCGCGCGTGACCTGCCAGTCGGCTGAGGCCACGGTCTCGACACTGGCCGGCCCGGGCTGATCGATGACGGCGAGCATGTCCGCGGTGGAGCGGGGCGTGCCGAAGCTGACCTTCTGTGTGGCGTGGCTGGTGGTGGCGCAAGCGCTCCCGAGCAACGCGACGGCGACGACGAGTGCGTTCTTCATGTCGACCTCCAAGTGATGGGTCAACCGTAGCCATGCGCGAACGGATTGAAATCAGCAGATTCGTCATGGTGTCATGCATCCATGGATATCCCCTGGGACGACGTGCGGCTCTTCCTGGCCGTGGCCGAGACCGGAAGCGTGAGCAGCGCGGCACGCCGGCTTCGCATCGGCCAGCCCACCGTGAGCCGTCGCTTGGCGGCGCTGGAGTACGCGCTCGGCGAGGCGCTCTTCCGGCGCAGCGTCAGCGGGACCGCGTTGACCGCGGCCGGTGAGCGGCTCCTGGCGCCGGCGAAGCGGATGGCGGAGTGGGCGGGCGAGGTTGGGCGCGCGGCGGACGTGACCGATCGCGAGCCGCGCGGGCTGGTGCGCGTGACCGCGGCGCCCTTCGTGGCCGCGGACTTCGTGGCGCCCTTCGCGGCCTGGCTGGCGACCAAGCACCCCGGGCTGCGATTGGAGGTGCTCTGCAGCACCCAGTACCTGGACCTCGGGCGCGGCGAGGCCGACCTCGCGCTGCGTCCGCGCGCGCCGAGCTCGGCGGATCTCACGCTGGTGCGCTCGGTGATGGTGGAGAACGCGGTGTTCGTGGCGAAGTCGCTGGCCGAGCGGCTGCCGCGCAAGCCCAAGCCGAACGAGATCCCCTGGGTCGCGTGGGCGCCGCCGATGGATATGCTGCCGCCCAATCCGCAGCTCGAGCAGATGGTGCCGGGCTTTCAGCCGTCGTTCACCTCGGACAACTACCTCGTGAACCTCGCCGCGGCCGAAGCAGGCGCGGGCGCGATGGTGCTGCCCCGCGTGCCGCACCGCTTCTCGCGGCCGACATCGCTGGTGGCGCTCGATGTCGATCTCGGGCCGTACAAGGTCGCGCCGATGCACCTGGTGTGCGCGCGCTCGGCGCTGGACGTCCCGCGCATTCGAAAGGTCGCGCAGCTGATCGAAGTCGAGATGGCGAAGCTGGAGCGCAAGCCGGGGAAGGCGCGCTAGCGTGCACGTGTGATCGACACCCACTGCCACCTCGACGACGCGCGCTACGACGCCGATCGCGCCGAGGTCGTCGCGCGCGCGAAGGCCGCGGGCATCACGCGGCTCGTGGTGCCCGGCGTCGGGCCCGAGAAGTGGGACGCGCTCGTGGACGCATCGCGCGCGGATCCGTTCATTCAGGCCTGCGCGGGCATCCATCCGCAGCTGCTTCCGGAGCTCGATGCGTCGCGCGACGGCGAGAACCTCGAGAAGCTCGACGCGCGGCTCGTGGCCGGCGGCTGCATCGCCGTGGGCGAGTGCGGCATCGACGGACCTTCGGTCGCGCTGGGTGCGAGCATGGAGCGACAGATCGCCGTGTTCCGCGCGCACCTCACGCTCGCGCGCAAGCACGGGCTGCCGGTCATCGCCCACTGCCTGCGCGCGCATCCCGAGCTGCGACAGGTGCTGGAAGAAGACGGCGTCCCCGAGGCGGGGCTCGAGATCCACAGCTACTCGGGCGGTCCGGAGCTGGTGAAGATCTTTGGGCCGATGGGTTGCTACTTCGGCGTGGCAGGGCCGGTCTCGTACGCGGGCGCGCGCAAGCCGATTGCGACCGCGGCCGCGATTCCCTCAGACCGATTCCTGCTCGAGACCGACGCGCCGGATCAATCGCCGACGCCACTTCGCGGCCAGCGCAATGAGCCAGCGAACCTGATTCACGTCGCCACGGCGCTCGCAAACGTTCGCGGCGTGCCGCTCGCGGAGCTGGTTGCCCAGGCTTCCGCGAACGCACGCCGCTTGTTCCGCAAGCTGCCGTCCGATTAGGCGGTCGCGTCGAGGGTGACGGTGGTGACTGCGGCGCTCGGCGGGGTGACCGTCGTCGACTCGAGCGTGCACAGCGCCAGGTACGCCATCGCCACCGGCATCGCGATCACCGTCAGCACCGCGCTGAAGCTGGAGGCCAGCGCGCAGGCCACGATGATGAGGCTGTTGAGCAGCGTGGCCACGTAGTCGTCGGGGCGGTGGAGCTGGTGGTAGCTGTCGGCGAGGGCCTGGAACACCGGCTGGCCGCGCGCCACGTACGTCGCCGCGTGGAACCAGGCGATGGCGAGCAGCACGCCGGGCACCACGCACATCATCAAGCCAATCGCGACGCCAATGGTCATCACCGATGCGAGCCCCCAGGCCGGCAAGAAGGTGCTCGTCCGCTCGTAGGTGGTCTTCCAGTTCAGCGGACGCTTCTGGTCCAGGGCGTCGTGAATTTCGCCGAGGAGGTTGATGGCCACCCAAGGTCCCGGGATGACCAGGGCGAAGCCCAGGCAGACGATCAGCGAGCCGAGCACCAGGCTGGCCGCGTTGGTCGTGAAGAAATCCCAGGCGCGCTTGAAACGACGGTCGATTTGGGTGTCCATTGTGCCTCCCATGCACCACACAGCCCTTCCTACGCAGCCGGCCGAGCCGAATTTCAAGCTGCACCGCCGCTTCGACCGCGCGGCCCGACTCTTCGGAGAGCCCGCAATGGCGCGGCTTTCCCGCGCACACGTGGCCGTCATCGGGCTCGGCGGCGTGGGCAGCTTCACCGTCGAGGGGCTGCTGCGCTCGGGCATCGGCGCGGTCACGCTCATCGACTTCGACAAGGTCTGCGTCACCAACACCAACCGCCAGCTGCACGCGGTGCACGGCGCGG
This genomic interval carries:
- a CDS encoding LysR family transcriptional regulator, whose protein sequence is MDIPWDDVRLFLAVAETGSVSSAARRLRIGQPTVSRRLAALEYALGEALFRRSVSGTALTAAGERLLAPAKRMAEWAGEVGRAADVTDREPRGLVRVTAAPFVAADFVAPFAAWLATKHPGLRLEVLCSTQYLDLGRGEADLALRPRAPSSADLTLVRSVMVENAVFVAKSLAERLPRKPKPNEIPWVAWAPPMDMLPPNPQLEQMVPGFQPSFTSDNYLVNLAAAEAGAGAMVLPRVPHRFSRPTSLVALDVDLGPYKVAPMHLVCARSALDVPRIRKVAQLIEVEMAKLERKPGKAR
- a CDS encoding MBL fold metallo-hydrolase, with product MKNALVVAVALLGSACATTSHATQKVSFGTPRSTADMLAVIDQPGPASVETVASADWQVTRAGLINLDNPKAKAAGLKDGDEPIQIFFHVIRHPTKGTFLVDTGVETALRDHPDRAAIQGIVASVMHLEKMKFNAPLGEWLAAHKDVKPDGVFFTHLHLDHVAGARDLPASTPIYVGPAEATSHAFMNMFVQGNNDRALEGKPALSELQFQPDPSGRFDGVLDLFGDGSVWALWVPGHTSGSVAFVVRTPNGPVLLTGDACHTRWGWENDVEPGTFSDDQAQSRVSLEKLRQLAAEHPKMEVRLGHQR
- a CDS encoding TatD family hydrolase; protein product: MIDTHCHLDDARYDADRAEVVARAKAAGITRLVVPGVGPEKWDALVDASRADPFIQACAGIHPQLLPELDASRDGENLEKLDARLVAGGCIAVGECGIDGPSVALGASMERQIAVFRAHLTLARKHGLPVIAHCLRAHPELRQVLEEDGVPEAGLEIHSYSGGPELVKIFGPMGCYFGVAGPVSYAGARKPIATAAAIPSDRFLLETDAPDQSPTPLRGQRNEPANLIHVATALANVRGVPLAELVAQASANARRLFRKLPSD